The Cytobacillus oceanisediminis genomic interval TGCTTATTTGCCAGCAGGAGTTTAAATTTTATGGGCAAAAAAGAAAGTTTTCCGGTCCCATTTCAACGGTTAGAGTGTTTGAAGATAACGTTCTGGTAAAAGAGGCACTGGAGTCCATTCCAGAGGGAAGTGTACTGGTGGTGGATGGCGGCGGATCAAAAAGATGCGCCTTAATGGGTGACCGGCTTGGTGAAATTGCCCAATCAAGAAAGCTTGCCGGTGTGATCATTTATGGGTGCGTTCGGGATACAGTGGAGCTTGGAAGCCTTGATTCAGGCATCTTGGCACTTGGCAGCAATCCTTTAAAAAGCCGAAAAGAAGGAAAAGGGGATCGAAACATCCCAGTTACGTTCGGCGGGATTGACTGGAAGCCGGGAGAATATGTATATGCAGATGAAGATGGCGTGATTGTCTCTTCGAAAGCTCTTATCTAAAGCAGAACACCCGCTGATAAGCGGGTGTTCTCTTTTTATAGCACTTTCCTGCTTAACACAGAATACCGTATTTAAAAGGGGGTGCACCATATGTTTATAATCTTTATATTATTTTGGGCAGTCGGCATTTATTTTTTGTTCCGCAGCAGGAATGAGGAAGAAAAGCTTTTGATCCTGAAACTGATTGGTTATTATCTATTAGGAACATTTACATTTAGCTTTAATGGCATTGTTTTGCCAGTTGGTTTTGTAATCAGTTTATTCCTAAAGCCCCGGCAGAACAGAAGCGTGAAGCGCAGCTCTGCGATCTTCGGGCTGGTAATAATGGTCATCGGCCTTTTTTTATAGATTACATTAAATTAGTCAGATTTGGATGCCTGCCTGAATGCATGCTAACAAAGCTATCAATCCTCTAAAATCGCTTCCTTTTCAATGCTGATTTCTTCCGGCAGCATTGTTGACGCTTTAGGGACCTGGCGGGGCTCATAATCAATTTCATCAGAGGAATATACTCTGATTACCACTTGGCCATGCATAGCTTTTGCCCGTATGAGCAGGGGAGAGCTGTAACGGTTCTTAAAGGTGAAATCCGGGCCATACCAGCTTACAGTTGCATCTCGGCCAGGCGGTACATAGGGAACCTTTTTGCTGTGGGAATAACGCTCGATCACTTTGACGCCTGCCCGGTCAACTGCATTGAATAGAGTGGAGGATACCTGACAGATCCCGCCCCCGATATCTTCTGACAGTTCCCCTCTAACGATAACCGGAGCACGCTTATAGCCTTTCCCTGCCGTTCTTTTGCCGACAGCACGGTTAAAAGAAAATACTTCATTCGGAAAAACAACATAATTATCAAGGGATTCTGCTGCAAGCTGGATATTATGGGAGCGTGATGTGTTATTCGGATTAAAATACGTAACATACTGGCCGATCATTTTAACCCGGATATGGGAGATAAGATCCCGATCCACTCTCGGGTAAACGGGGAGTGTTGGGATCTCAATTTTAGCTGGCCTGTTACTGTAAAAATATGTATAAAAAACATCTGTGAATGCTTTGCGGTGCAGTATTCTTCCAGGCTTCTCAGCAACGACACGCCCGCTTTCGCCTATGTACGCGTTCTTAGGCGGAATATACGTCTGGCGATCTAATTTTTCCAGGAGCTGAATAAACCGTTCACCGTCCAATAGCGGAAGCCCGGGAAACGGCATTTGATATTCTGTCCTGTTGACACTTGCAATGGATCTGCCGTCATGTTCAATGGATAAGTCATCAGGAAGACTGGCAGTTTGAGTTTGTGTTAATAGCATGATCCCCAATACCCATGAGAATTTCATATCGCTGATGCACCTCCGACCTTAGTATGGGCAGGAGAGAATTGTTTCATGTGCCGAAAAAATGATTGATTATAGGCATCTCTTTGAACAGCTGCCATGAAGCCATGTCATCATGCCCGGGACTGCTGCAACATTCTCTGTCCGTTAGAAAGCCCTTAGCACACTCTCTCGGAATGTCGAATTCTTTAATTGATTAAGGAATATAGTGTAATAAAACTTTAGTGAGGGAATGAGGAATGTGCAGCTAGTCAAGGCAGAAATCAGCCGGTTAAGCGAATTGCTGAAAAGCAGCCAATCTCAGGATGGCTCATGGGCGTATCCTTTTGAAATTGGAATCATGACTGATGCTTATATGATTATCCTTTTGCGGACGCTTAACACGAAGGATGAAACGCTCATTCAAAAATTGGCGGAGAGAATTGAAAGCCGCCAGGATAAGAGTGGTGCGTGGAAGCTTTTTAGAGACGAAAAAAAAGGGAACTTATCTTTAACCATTGAAGCCTATTACGCCCTTTTGTACTCAGGCTATAGACAGAGGCATGATCCGCATCTGGCAGCTGCAAGGAAATTTATTTTATCAAAGGGCGGGATAAAAAAAGCAGGATTATTTACGAAAATCTTGCTTGCCATGACAGGCCAATATCCATGGCCGGCTGTTTTTCCAGTGCCCATCGAAATTGTGCTGCTTCCTCCATCCAGCCCAATCAGCATCTACCAGCTTTCGAGCTTTGCCAGAATTAATCTCCTGCCGGTTATCCTGCTTGGCAGCAAAAAATTCAGGAGAAGAACGGAAAATAGTCCGGATCTGGATGAAATCTATGGAACAAGGGACAGGGAAGAGCTATGGGAAGAAAGACGTTCTGATGAATGGAGAGAACTTGGTAACATTCTTACCGGCATGGCCGAAAGCTTAATTGGAATTCCTGAACGTCTCCGCAGTATGGCATATGAGGGAACAAAGCAATATATGCTCGAGCGGATTGAACCGGATGGAACATCATTAAATTATTTCAGCAGCACTTTTTATATGATTTTTGCCCTCCTCGCTCTAGGCTACTCTCCCAAAGATCCAGTCATCATCAAGGCGGTGAAGGGATTAAAGGGAATGTCCTGTACAATAGATGGACATATCCATTTTCAATTCACTGACGCTAAAGTATGGAATACGGCTTTAATTTCCCACGCCCTCCAGGAGGCAGGTGTAGATGAATCAGATGCGGCGATTCTTAAAGCAAATAAATATTTGCTGTCAAAGCAGCAAACCCGTCACGGAGACTGGACGGTCCACAACCGCAAGGGACTTCCTGGAGGCTGGGGATTTTCAGACTTCAACACTACCCATCCTGATGTGGACGATACGACCGCCAGTCTGAGAAGCATTCACAATCAAACAGGAGCTGCTGTCGAGAAATCCAGGCAGAGAGGAGTACAATGGGCTCTATCCATGCAAAACCGTGATGGGGGGTGGCCGGCATTTGAAAAAAATGTGGATAGCCGCCTGCTGAATCTAATTCCCATTCAAGGAGCAGAGTTTATTCTCACCGATCCGTCCACAGCAGATTTAACTGGCAGAACCATTGAATATTTAGGCATCTTCACTACAGGAGCTGAACCTTCAATTAAAAGAGGAATAGGCTGGCTGAAAAAGAATCAGAGAAGAGACGGTTCCTGGTATGGACGCTGGGGGATTTGCTATCTGTATGGAACCTGGGCAGCCCTTACCGGCCTCGCCGCTGCAGGGGAAAAGAAAGATGAAGAGTACATCAGAAAAGCGGTTGAGTGGCTGAAGTCTGTGCAGAATGAAGACGGCGGCTGGGGAGAATCCTGCAGAAGCGATATGGAAAAACGCTATGTTCCATTGGGAAGCAGTACATTAACACATACTGCCTGGGCCGTGGATGCTTTAATTGCCGTTTCTAATGAAAACAGCCCTGAGATCAGGAAAGGCATTGCCTTCCTGATTCGCGAGGGCCAAAGAAATGACTGGACGACAGATTACCCAAAAGGGCAAGGAATGGCCGGCTTCCTATACATGCACTATCACAGCTACCGGTATATTTGGCCGCTATTGGCACTAGGCCATTATGAAAAGAAATTTATGTAAAAAGGAAGCTCCGAATGATTGGGGCTTCCTTTTTTTATTGGCTTATTAATTAGGGTTATTGCGGATAATTTTGAGGTTTCGCTCATAATACTGGAATATCGCCGATAAAACTGAGATTTCGCTCATAACTTTGAAGTTTCGCCGATAAATCCGAGATTTCGCTCATAACTTTGAAATTTCGCCGATAAAACCAAAATTTCGCTCATAACTTTGAAATTCCGCCCATAAAACCGAAAATTCGCTCATACTCCTGCTCATTTTCTTTTCTCCTCATCAATCAGCTGGCAGTCTGCTGAGGAATCATCTTTATTTTTATCAAACCAGAGCTTGTACATGGCCTTACCGTCACTAAGCGTGCCATCTGCCATATCCATTGGCAGCAGGGCGAAAAAGACGTAATAAAAGGAGAAATATACAAATTGGTACCACAGCATGTTAGCTTCCAGAATGACCATCCGGATCAGGTAATTTACAATAAAAATACTGCCTATGTTAAAAATAGACCCTCCTAAAAAGATAAGAGATTTGGTCAGTTTATTGTTGTATTTTAAAGAGGTAAACTCACACCCTCCATACCAGAAGTAAAACCGTCTAACCTCCAAAAACCTCATTGAGAATAGTATTTTGCCTGTGCCAATGATAACTCGGATCCCTTTTCCTCCAAAAATGCCTGCAAAGAAGATATGTCCCAATAAATGAATCAGTGTGACCACCGGGTAAACCACAAAAAAAGCTTGAATGAATTTCAAAAAATCATCATACCCAAACACGGGAGGACCTCCATTTCAATAGATGTATGAAAAATCTGCGCAATGCAGCATCATTATTTGTTTGCCTACCCCATGTCTACCCCGCATTTTTCCGTATTAACGTACATTCTTTTTCCATATTTCCCATATTGATTGAAAGAGTCCGACCATCTGCTACGTCTCAGGTCTTATTTAAAAATAAAGCTGAGGCTCGTTATAGCATTTACACAATACAGGTAAGATGAAATCAAGAAAGGAGGAAACGAAAATGAAAAAACTTGGATTACTGATAGCAGGTGGAATTGCAGCCATGGTGCTGATTTCAAATCTGGGCCCGATCGTGGGTCTGGCAGTAAGTGCGGCGATTCTATACTTTGTGTTTAAACAATTTATAAAAGCAGAAAGCACGATGGCAAAAATCGGCTATGGAATCATTGGGTTCATCGCTTTGATGGCCACGGCTTCCAACTTTCCGGCAATCTTAGGGCTTGCAGCTGCATACGTTCTTTATCTGGTCTATAAAAAGTGGAACGATTCAAGCTCAAGTGTAATGGAAGAAGACAATGACCCTTTTGCTAACTTTGAAAAGCAATGGGCGGATTTAAACAGAAACTAAAAAAGGAGAGATAGAAATGGCAAACCTATTAACGAGAATCAAAGATACAGTAATGGCAGACCTTCATGAAGCATTGGATAAAAAGGAGAAAAAGAATCCAATCTCACTCTTAAACCAATACCTTCGTGAATGTGAGCGTGAAACCGAAAAGGTCCGCAAGCTTTTGGAACGTCAGTATACATTGAAGGAAGAGTTTACCCGAGAATACGAACAGGCGAAAAACCTTGCAGACAAACGCAAGCGCCAGGCAGAGGTTGCCACGCAGGCTGGTGAAGAAGAACTCTATCAGTTTGCAGCTCAGGAGCAAATGCAGTATGAAGAGCGTGCCAGCCGTTTGAAGGATCTCCTGAACCAGGCAGTACAGCAAATGGGTGATCTTGAAAGAAAATACGAGGAAATGAAGCACAAACTGAAGGATATGCACATCCGCCGCATGGAGCTGATGGGCCGTGAAAACATCACACGTGCCAACCACCAAATGGATAAAGTGCTTGATCAAAACAATGATAAGTCCTTTACAAGATTCCAGGAAATCGAATCCTATCTTGACCGTCTTGAACACCAGGTGAAAAGCTCCTATCACCGCAGCACAATCGATGCCCGCATCGCCCAGCTGGAAAAAGAGATGGAGAAGAAGCCTGTATTGTAATTGTTTCAGATAAAACTAAGCTAGAAAAAGTCTGAAATAAACAAAATACAAAAATTAATCCTGGCCTGTAATATCTTTTTCCCAAAAAAGATAAAAACTCTTTCTATTTTATGAACAAAAAATGGTATTCTAAAAAGGCGTAGGGATACTGCGCCTTTTAAAGTCTATAACTGTCTAGCTTTGTCTAGCTCCAGCGCCTACCTCTCGAGGTCACAAGCATGTCTTGTTGCGGCTCCTAGGGACTCGGGGTCATAAGCCGTTTCCTTTCAGAAGTAAGAACGCCTTCTTACAGGAACCGTCTTATGCCTGAGGCCCGCAGGATGCGGGTCATGCAGACGTTGCCACAGGACGTGGCGCTCTTAGTCTGCGTTCCTTGAAAGGGCAGTCGCCTCCACATTTCGGGCAATCCTCCCAAAAAGGCAAAGAACGCCTTTCCGTGAGGCTCGTCTTGTGCTTGTCGGGGGTGAGCACCAAGGGAAAGCTTCCTTGGATGTTCTTCGCAGGAACAAGCGTTTTTGGCTTGTTCCGAAGGCGCTTCCGCTTTTCTTATCATTCCATATACACAGAAGGGGGGATGCCTCATGAACATTAACAACAAAAGCGATTATATGAGCTGGATTATCATATTGGGCTTTGTCTTTCTCTTTGTGGAAATAGCCTTTTTTAATAGCGGCGTGTTATTCTCTCTTCTTGTGCCAATTGGAATGGTATATATCGGAAGAAAGAGGATGCCTAAGAGCTCCGGAAAATGGCTTTTCTGGCTTGGGCTAATTTTTCTGCTCATCAATATTTTCAGCATGATGACACTGAAATTTTTCCTGCTGGCGATTCTGATTCACCTGCTGATTCAGTTTGGGCAGTCCAAAAAAGACCCTAAACGGATTCTGCCGGAGTTCAAGGAACCGGCAGTGAATCTCCAGAAGGAAACAGTCATTAAAAAGAATCCTCTTTTTTCCAATATATTTGTCGGCCAGCAAAAAACACCTGAGCAAGTATATGAATGGAATGATATAAATATCCAGACCGGCATAGGCGATACGGTCATAGACTTAAGCTATACGGTTATTCCCAAGGGAGAAACCGTTATTTTCATCCGGAACTTCATCGGAAATGTGCAGGTGCTTGTGCCCTACGACGTGGAGGTTAGTGTCAGCCATTCAGCCATTGTGGGTAAGGCCAGAATCTTCGAGCACGAAGAATCAAAGATGTTTAACCAGCTCCTTCAGCTTCAGACGCCTGGCTATGATCAATCAGGACAGCGCGTTAAGATTTTCACTTCACTTGCAGTCGGGGATATCGAGGTGAAGCGCGTATGAGTATCATTCAGCGGCAAATTGCCTGGGGAGCAGGCATGTCCCTCTTCATTCTTGCTGTCCTGACAGCTTCTTTTTTTACGATGTTTCCCATTCCCGGCTGGCGGGATCTGTGGGAAACGGAAATACTCGATATTCCGTTTATCCTATTTGTGCCGAGCATAAGTCTGGCTCTTGGCCTGATCTTTGGATTATTGTCAGGCATTTACTGGCGCCGGCAGCTTTTTGCAGTAGATACTATGCTCCACCAGGTGGAGGAAGGCCGCCAATTGGATGTGCAGGAAACAGGTAAAGAATTGCATTCCATAGCAATCAGGGCCGAGAAGATTCAAAAGCATATGGCAGATCAGGCAAAGATTTCTCAAAAGCTGGCAAATGAAAAAGCGGAAGATATCGAGAACAGGATGCAGGAAATCGTTTCCCAGGAACGGAACAGGCTTGCACGCGAGCTTCACGACTCTGTCAGCCAGCAGCTGTTTGCAGCATCCATGATGATGTCCGCTATTACTGAAACCCAGCAGGATCCGGAAGGCAGGCAGGCAAAACAGCTGAAAATGGTGGAAGAAATGATCCATCAGTCACAGCTGGAAATGCGTGCCCTGCTGCTGCACCTTCGTCCAGCGGCCCTTAAGGGCAAAAGCCTCCAGGAAGGAATTGAAGAGCTTCTGGTCGAATTGCTTCAAAAAGTATCGATGG includes:
- the shc gene encoding squalene--hopene cyclase; amino-acid sequence: MRNVQLVKAEISRLSELLKSSQSQDGSWAYPFEIGIMTDAYMIILLRTLNTKDETLIQKLAERIESRQDKSGAWKLFRDEKKGNLSLTIEAYYALLYSGYRQRHDPHLAAARKFILSKGGIKKAGLFTKILLAMTGQYPWPAVFPVPIEIVLLPPSSPISIYQLSSFARINLLPVILLGSKKFRRRTENSPDLDEIYGTRDREELWEERRSDEWRELGNILTGMAESLIGIPERLRSMAYEGTKQYMLERIEPDGTSLNYFSSTFYMIFALLALGYSPKDPVIIKAVKGLKGMSCTIDGHIHFQFTDAKVWNTALISHALQEAGVDESDAAILKANKYLLSKQQTRHGDWTVHNRKGLPGGWGFSDFNTTHPDVDDTTASLRSIHNQTGAAVEKSRQRGVQWALSMQNRDGGWPAFEKNVDSRLLNLIPIQGAEFILTDPSTADLTGRTIEYLGIFTTGAEPSIKRGIGWLKKNQRRDGSWYGRWGICYLYGTWAALTGLAAAGEKKDEEYIRKAVEWLKSVQNEDGGWGESCRSDMEKRYVPLGSSTLTHTAWAVDALIAVSNENSPEIRKGIAFLIREGQRNDWTTDYPKGQGMAGFLYMHYHSYRYIWPLLALGHYEKKFM
- a CDS encoding flagellar basal body rod protein, giving the protein MKKLGLLIAGGIAAMVLISNLGPIVGLAVSAAILYFVFKQFIKAESTMAKIGYGIIGFIALMATASNFPAILGLAAAYVLYLVYKKWNDSSSSVMEEDNDPFANFEKQWADLNRN
- a CDS encoding sensor histidine kinase, translated to MSIIQRQIAWGAGMSLFILAVLTASFFTMFPIPGWRDLWETEILDIPFILFVPSISLALGLIFGLLSGIYWRRQLFAVDTMLHQVEEGRQLDVQETGKELHSIAIRAEKIQKHMADQAKISQKLANEKAEDIENRMQEIVSQERNRLARELHDSVSQQLFAASMMMSAITETQQDPEGRQAKQLKMVEEMIHQSQLEMRALLLHLRPAALKGKSLQEGIEELLVELLQKVSMEIEWKVENFPLDKGVEDHLFRILQEAVSNTLRHSKSQNLEVLLIQRDDYAILRVADDGVGFDVEETRAGSYGLQNMYERAAEVGGSMKIISVRNKGTRLEVKVPIM
- a CDS encoding PspA/IM30 family protein, whose amino-acid sequence is MANLLTRIKDTVMADLHEALDKKEKKNPISLLNQYLRECERETEKVRKLLERQYTLKEEFTREYEQAKNLADKRKRQAEVATQAGEEELYQFAAQEQMQYEERASRLKDLLNQAVQQMGDLERKYEEMKHKLKDMHIRRMELMGRENITRANHQMDKVLDQNNDKSFTRFQEIESYLDRLEHQVKSSYHRSTIDARIAQLEKEMEKKPVL
- the rraA gene encoding ribonuclease E activity regulator RraA — protein: MDFKTADLCDDHSKDLLICQQEFKFYGQKRKFSGPISTVRVFEDNVLVKEALESIPEGSVLVVDGGGSKRCALMGDRLGEIAQSRKLAGVIIYGCVRDTVELGSLDSGILALGSNPLKSRKEGKGDRNIPVTFGGIDWKPGEYVYADEDGVIVSSKALI
- a CDS encoding VanW family protein; amino-acid sequence: MKFSWVLGIMLLTQTQTASLPDDLSIEHDGRSIASVNRTEYQMPFPGLPLLDGERFIQLLEKLDRQTYIPPKNAYIGESGRVVAEKPGRILHRKAFTDVFYTYFYSNRPAKIEIPTLPVYPRVDRDLISHIRVKMIGQYVTYFNPNNTSRSHNIQLAAESLDNYVVFPNEVFSFNRAVGKRTAGKGYKRAPVIVRGELSEDIGGGICQVSSTLFNAVDRAGVKVIERYSHSKKVPYVPPGRDATVSWYGPDFTFKNRYSSPLLIRAKAMHGQVVIRVYSSDEIDYEPRQVPKASTMLPEEISIEKEAILED
- the liaF gene encoding cell wall-active antibiotics response protein LiaF, whose product is MNINNKSDYMSWIIILGFVFLFVEIAFFNSGVLFSLLVPIGMVYIGRKRMPKSSGKWLFWLGLIFLLINIFSMMTLKFFLLAILIHLLIQFGQSKKDPKRILPEFKEPAVNLQKETVIKKNPLFSNIFVGQQKTPEQVYEWNDINIQTGIGDTVIDLSYTVIPKGETVIFIRNFIGNVQVLVPYDVEVSVSHSAIVGKARIFEHEESKMFNQLLQLQTPGYDQSGQRVKIFTSLAVGDIEVKRV